The following proteins are co-located in the Vigna angularis cultivar LongXiaoDou No.4 chromosome 2, ASM1680809v1, whole genome shotgun sequence genome:
- the LOC108328129 gene encoding very-long-chain 3-oxoacyl-CoA reductase 1, whose product MEGLDRFLVATSTIGFICVCKVFVKFLKWVWVMFLRPPKNLKEYGSWAIITGSTDGIGKAMAFEFASKGLNLLLVGRNPLKLETTLKEIRERHGVEVKFVVIDMQKVSGEEIAKRIEEAIDGLDVGLLVNGAGLAYPYARFFHEVDLELMDAIVKVNLEATTWITKAVIPSMLKKKKGAIVNIGSGSSVVLPSYPLVTLYAATKGYLAMFSRCISLEYKHQGIDIQCQVPLFVSTKMTKMKKSVFVPTPELYSKTCTRWIGYEKLVEPYFLHSVQGFLIRAIPHALMDSYMLRYFLYFRAKGLSKDSNKAKETSLAASDSQ is encoded by the exons ATGGAGGGGTTGGACAGGTTTCTTGTGGCAACAAGCACCATAGGCTTCATTTGTGTGTGCAAGGTGTTTGTCAAATTTCTCAAGTGGGTGTGGGTGATGTTCTTGAGGCCACCAAAGAATCTCAAAGAATATGGTTCTTGGGCTATAATCACTGGATCCACTGATGGAATTGGCAAGGCCATGGCTTTTGAATTTGCATCCAAGGGACTCAACCTTCTCTTGGTTGGTCGAAACCCTCTGAAACTCGAGACGACATTGAAGGAAATAAGAGAGAGACATGGTGTTGAGGTCAAGTTTGTGGTCATAGATATGCAGAAAGTTAGTGGAGAGGAAATCGCTAAGAGAATAGAGGAAGCAATAGATGGTTTGGATGTGGGTTTGCTTGTTAATGGTGCTGGTTTGGCTTACCCTTATGCGAGATTCTTTCATGAAGTTGATTTGGAGCTTATGGATGCTATTGtgaaagtgaatttggaggCAACAACTTGGATCACAAAGGCTGTGATTCCGTCCATGCTCAAGAAGAAAAAGGGTGCTATAGTGAACATTGGTTCTGGTTCTTCTGTGGTGCTTCCATCATACCCTCTAGTCACTCTCTATGCTGCTACAAAAGG ATACCTAGCCATGTTCTCCAGATGCATCAGTTTGGAGTATAAGCATCAAGGAATTGATATCCAGTGTCAG gTTCCATTATTTGTGTCAACCAAAATGACCAAAATGAAGAAATCAGTTTTTGTGCCAACACCAGAATTGTACAGCAAAACATGCACAAGGTGGATTGGATATGAAAAACTGGTTGAGCCATACTTTCTTCATTCTGTGCAAGGTTTTCTCATAAGAGCAATTCCTCATGCACTCATGGATTCCTACATGTTAcgatattttctttattttcgtGCAAAAGGACTCTCCAAGGACTCCAACAAGGCTAAAGAAACATCATTAGCTGCATCTGATTCCCAATAA